From Drosophila subpulchrella strain 33 F10 #4 breed RU33 unplaced genomic scaffold, RU_Dsub_v1.1 Primary Assembly Seq354, whole genome shotgun sequence, the proteins below share one genomic window:
- the LOC119561028 gene encoding monocarboxylate transporter 10 isoform X1, giving the protein MTENEPLNDVQSQVNARILPAANGHSNGLVHANGKDSMKPPPPVQNGNGTHIEAPCCRDIHGKEPPDGGARAWLVMVSAFLCNGIIFGFINTYGVIHSLLTERLTKLGDPEASSKAALIGALAIGTTFLFSTMAGCLTDKIGLRLTTFAGGVLSAGGLLLSSFCTENIGALYFTYGIMFGLGAALAYTPTLAILGHYFKRYLGKVSGFVTAGSSVFTVILPPCLDKLLASYGLEGTLRIMSLVSAFIIVCSFVYKPLHPPPEPPKKKPGRSRFNLFMRSIINVEIWKRKRFVIWALCVPLALFGYFVPYVHMMQFVKTTFPGEDVNLPVMCIGITSGIGRLIFGVIADMPGVNRMYLQQLSLVSIGLVTLLLPLTNSYVVLVSFTLVMGLFDGCFISLLGPIAYEICGPSGATQAIGFLLGLSSIPLTVGPPVAGMIFDSTNSYTLPLILAGLPPLLGSSLLFLIKCVKEEENGVSAPRAVVLANGDIEIAGNGHFQSGGTKSSTPLMGATNGVHGSGGAAPTIQSNGHVDNGTGAYPDSPWPSPTCISDSAACDHPSSSLHTNPGPLLPSCSHTALLGGASSPSMSLPLTDDPKRRRYNYSIY; this is encoded by the exons ATGACCGAGAATGAGCCGCTGAACGATGTGCAGAGCCAGGTGAACGCCCGCATCCTGCCCGCCGCCAATGGACACTCCAACGGCCTGGTCCATGCCAATGGAAAGGATTCGATGAAGCCTCCtccaccggttcagaatgggAACGGGACACACATCGAGGCGCCCTGCTGTCGGGACATACACGGCAAGGAGCCTCCGGATGGGGGAGCCCGTGCCTGGTTGGTCATGGTGAGCGCCTTCCTCTGCAACGGCATCATCTTCGGATTCATCAACACATACGGCGTGATCCACTCACTGCTGACGGAGCGTCTCACCAAACTCGGCGACCCGGAGGCCTCCAGCAAGGCGG CTCTGATTGGAGCCCTGGCCATCGGCACCACATTCCTCTTCTCCACAATGGCCGGCTGCCTCACGGACAAGATTGGACTGCGGCTGACCACATTCGCCGGCGGAGTCCTCTCGGCAGGAGGACTGCTGCTGTCCTCGTTCTGCACCGAGAACATCGGCGCCCTGTACTTCACCTACGGGATCATGTTTGGCCTGGGAGCGGCCCTCGCCTACACGCCCACACTGGCCATCCTGGGCCATTACTTCAAGCGCTACCTGGGCAAGGTGAGTGGCTTTGTGACCGCCGGCTCCAGCGTTTTCACTGTGATACTGCCGCCCTGTCTGGACAAGCTCCTGGCCAGCTATGGTCTGGAGGGGACTCTGAGG ATAATGAGCCTCGTGTCCGCTTTCATTATCGTTTGCTCCTTCGTTTACAAGCCACTTCATCCTCCACCAGAGCCGCCCAAGAAGAAACCAGGAAGATCTCGCTTTAATCTCTTCATGCGCTCTATTATAAATGTGGAGATCTGGAAGCGCAAACGCTTCGTCATCTGGGCTCTGTGCGTGCCCCTTGCACTGTTCGGATACTTTGTGCCCTATGTGCACATGATGCAGTTCGTGAAAACCACTTTTCCGGGCGAGGATGTCAACCTGCCGGTCATGTGCATCGGTATAACTTCCGGCATCGGACGCCTGATCTTCGGCGTTATTGCTGATATGCCGGGTGTGAACCGCATGTACCTGCAGCAGCTGTCgctggtgtccattggcctggTCACTCTGCTCCTGCCCCTTACCAACTCCTATGTGGTCCTCGTCTCGTTCACCCTGGTCATGGGTCTCTTCGATGGCTGCTTCATTTCGCTGCTGGGACCGATTGCCTACGAGATCTGTGGTCCTTCGGGGGCCACGCAGGCCATTGGATTCCTGCTGGGCCTTAGCTCCATTCCGCTTACAGTGGGACCACCGGTGGCGGGCATGATCTTCGACAGCACGAATTCGTACACACTGCCTCTGATCCTCGCTGGACTGCCCCCACTGCTGGGCTCGTCTTTACTATTCCTGATCAAGTGCGTCAAGGAAGAGGAGAACGGAGTCAGTGCGCCGCGAGCTGTGGTCCTGGCCAACGGTGACATCGAGATTGCCGGCAACGGCCATTTTCAGTCGGGTG GCACCAAGTCCAGCACGCCGTTGATGGGTGCCACTAACGGTGTCCATGGAAGTGGAGGAGCGGCTCCAACGATCCAGAGCAACGGACACGTGGACAATGGAACTGGTGCGTACCCCGACTCGCCTTGGCCTAGCCCCACTTGCATCTCAGACTCTGCCGCCTGCGACCATCCCAGTAGCTCGCTTCACACTAACCCGGGCCCTCTGCTGCCCAGCTGCTCACACACTGCCCTGCTGGGTGGGGCCTCCAGCCCCAGCATGTCCCTGCCCCTGACTGACGACCCCAAGAGGCGTCGCTATAACTATTCCATATACTAA
- the LOC119560637 gene encoding uncharacterized protein LOC119560637: protein MESYSVPEVDMMMVSKNSQYERESLLKFAPPVGLTNISYGGMYKVDSFYLECQKYRDQFRDPYNKLLRPKMFSTYRGKCGIKIDPELERLKRPAASHVESIPVVYPMEYGRKMDFDRGFQMEGRNSRESAIARRYPCVRVLGR, encoded by the coding sequence ATGGAGTCCTATAGTGTGCCGGAGGTGGACATGATGATGGTGTCCAAGAACTCGCAATACGAGCGGGAGTCGCTTCTAAAGTTCGCACCTCCCGTTGGACTGACCAACATCAGTTATGGCGGGATGTACAAGGTGGACTCGTTCTATCTGGAGTGCCAGAAGTACCGGGACCAGTTCCGCGACCCCTACAACAAGCTGCTCCGCCCCAAGATGTTCAGCACATACAGGGGCAAGTGCGGCATTAAGATAGATCCCGAACTGGAGCGCCTGAAGCGACCCGCTGCCTCGCATGTGGAGTCCATTCCGGTGGTCTATCCGATGGAGTACGGGCGGAAGATGGACTTCGACAGGGGCTTCCAGATGGAGGGACGCAACAGCAGGGAGTCGGCCATCGCCCGCAGGTATCCGTGTGTGCGTGTGCTGGGCAGATAG
- the LOC119560636 gene encoding actin-related protein 1: MEPYDVVVNQPVVIDNGSGVIKAGFAGEHIPKCRFPNYIGRPKHVRVMAGALEGDIFVGPKAEEHRGLLSIRYPMEHGIVTDWNDMERIWSYIYSKEQLATFTEDHPVLLTEAPLNPRRNREKAAEFFFEGINAPALFVSMQAVLSLYATGRVTGVVLDSGDGVTHAVPIYEGFAMPHSIMRVDIAGRDVTRYLKTLIRREGFNFRSTAEFEIVRSIKEKVCYLATNPQKEETVETEKFAYKLPDGKTFEIGPARFRAPEVLFRPDLLGEECEGIHDVLMYSIEKSDMDLRKMLYQNIVLSGGSTLFKGFGDRLLSELKKHSAKDLKIRIAAPQERLYSTWMGGSILASLDTFKKMWISKREYEEEGQKAVHRKTF; this comes from the exons ATGGAGCCTTATGATGTCGTCGTCAACCAGCCCGTCGTCATAGATAAC GGCTCCGGTGTGATCAAGGCCGGCTTTGCTGGTGAGCACATTCCAAAATGCAGGTTTCCCAATTA CATTGGCCGACCCAAGCATGTCCGGGTGATGGCTGGTGCCCTGGAGGGTGACATATTTGTTGGACCCAAGGCGGAGGAGCACCGTGGTCTGCTCAGCATCCGGTATCCCATGGAGCACGGCATCGTCACCGACTGGAATGACATGGAGCGGATATGGAGCTACATTTACAGCAAA GAACAACTAGCCACCTTCACGGAGGATCATCCCGTGCTGCTGACCGAAGCCCCGCTTAATCCGCGTCGCAATCGCGAAAAGGCAGCCGAGTTCTTCTTCGAAGGAATCAATGCACCTGCGCTCTTTGTCTCCATGCAGGCGGTGCTCAGTCT CTATGCCACCGGACGCGTGACAGGCGTTGTGCTAGACTCCGGCGACGGTGTGACGCATGCGGTTCCCATCTACGAGGGATTCGCCATGCCTCACAGTATTATGCGCGTGGACATCGCCGGGCGCGATGTGACTCGCTACCTGAAGACACTCATCCGCCGGGAGGGCTTCAACTTCCGGTCGACCGCCGAATTTGAGATTGTGCGCTCCATCAAGGAGAAGGTCTGCTATCTGGCCACCAACCCGCAGAAGGAGGAAACCGTGGAGACCGAGAAGTTTGCCTACAAGCTGCCCGACGGCAAGACATTTGAGATTGGACCTGCCCGCTTCAGGGCGCCGGAGGTACTCTTCCGGCCCGATCTCCTGGGCGAAGAGTGCGAGGGCATACACGACGTTCTGATGTACTCCATCGAAAAGTCGGATATGGATCTCAGGAAAATGCTCTACCAGAACATCGTGCTCTCCGGTGGATCCACGCTTTTCAAGGGATTCGGCGACCGCCTGCTGTCCGAACTGAAGAAGCACTCGGCCAAGGATCTCAAGATCAGG ATCGCCGCGCCTCAGGAACGACTCTACTCCACATGGATGGGCGGATCGATTTTAGCCTCGCTCGATACTTTCAAGAAGATGTGGATCTCGAAGCGGGAATACGAGGAGGAGGGTCAGAAAGCCGTGCACAGAAAGACTTTTTAG
- the LOC119561028 gene encoding monocarboxylate transporter 10 isoform X2 has translation MTENEPLNDVQSQVNARILPAANGHSNGLVHANGKDSMKPPPPVQNGNGTHIEAPCCRDIHGKEPPDGGARAWLVMVSAFLCNGIIFGFINTYGVIHSLLTERLTKLGDPEASSKAALIGALAIGTTFLFSTMAGCLTDKIGLRLTTFAGGVLSAGGLLLSSFCTENIGALYFTYGIMFGLGAALAYTPTLAILGHYFKRYLGKVSGFVTAGSSVFTVILPPCLDKLLASYGLEGTLRIMSLVSAFIIVCSFVYKPLHPPPEPPKKKPGRSRFNLFMRSIINVEIWKRKRFVIWALCVPLALFGYFVPYVHMMQFVKTTFPGEDVNLPVMCIGITSGIGRLIFGVIADMPGVNRMYLQQLSLVSIGLVTLLLPLTNSYVVLVSFTLVMGLFDGCFISLLGPIAYEICGPSGATQAIGFLLGLSSIPLTVGPPVAGMIFDSTNSYTLPLILAGLPPLLGSSLLFLIKCVKEEENGVSAPRAVVLANGDIEIAGNGHFQSGGTKSSTPLMGATNGVHGSGGAAPTIQSNGHVDNGTGKLAVTNGSAS, from the exons ATGACCGAGAATGAGCCGCTGAACGATGTGCAGAGCCAGGTGAACGCCCGCATCCTGCCCGCCGCCAATGGACACTCCAACGGCCTGGTCCATGCCAATGGAAAGGATTCGATGAAGCCTCCtccaccggttcagaatgggAACGGGACACACATCGAGGCGCCCTGCTGTCGGGACATACACGGCAAGGAGCCTCCGGATGGGGGAGCCCGTGCCTGGTTGGTCATGGTGAGCGCCTTCCTCTGCAACGGCATCATCTTCGGATTCATCAACACATACGGCGTGATCCACTCACTGCTGACGGAGCGTCTCACCAAACTCGGCGACCCGGAGGCCTCCAGCAAGGCGG CTCTGATTGGAGCCCTGGCCATCGGCACCACATTCCTCTTCTCCACAATGGCCGGCTGCCTCACGGACAAGATTGGACTGCGGCTGACCACATTCGCCGGCGGAGTCCTCTCGGCAGGAGGACTGCTGCTGTCCTCGTTCTGCACCGAGAACATCGGCGCCCTGTACTTCACCTACGGGATCATGTTTGGCCTGGGAGCGGCCCTCGCCTACACGCCCACACTGGCCATCCTGGGCCATTACTTCAAGCGCTACCTGGGCAAGGTGAGTGGCTTTGTGACCGCCGGCTCCAGCGTTTTCACTGTGATACTGCCGCCCTGTCTGGACAAGCTCCTGGCCAGCTATGGTCTGGAGGGGACTCTGAGG ATAATGAGCCTCGTGTCCGCTTTCATTATCGTTTGCTCCTTCGTTTACAAGCCACTTCATCCTCCACCAGAGCCGCCCAAGAAGAAACCAGGAAGATCTCGCTTTAATCTCTTCATGCGCTCTATTATAAATGTGGAGATCTGGAAGCGCAAACGCTTCGTCATCTGGGCTCTGTGCGTGCCCCTTGCACTGTTCGGATACTTTGTGCCCTATGTGCACATGATGCAGTTCGTGAAAACCACTTTTCCGGGCGAGGATGTCAACCTGCCGGTCATGTGCATCGGTATAACTTCCGGCATCGGACGCCTGATCTTCGGCGTTATTGCTGATATGCCGGGTGTGAACCGCATGTACCTGCAGCAGCTGTCgctggtgtccattggcctggTCACTCTGCTCCTGCCCCTTACCAACTCCTATGTGGTCCTCGTCTCGTTCACCCTGGTCATGGGTCTCTTCGATGGCTGCTTCATTTCGCTGCTGGGACCGATTGCCTACGAGATCTGTGGTCCTTCGGGGGCCACGCAGGCCATTGGATTCCTGCTGGGCCTTAGCTCCATTCCGCTTACAGTGGGACCACCGGTGGCGGGCATGATCTTCGACAGCACGAATTCGTACACACTGCCTCTGATCCTCGCTGGACTGCCCCCACTGCTGGGCTCGTCTTTACTATTCCTGATCAAGTGCGTCAAGGAAGAGGAGAACGGAGTCAGTGCGCCGCGAGCTGTGGTCCTGGCCAACGGTGACATCGAGATTGCCGGCAACGGCCATTTTCAGTCGGGTG GCACCAAGTCCAGCACGCCGTTGATGGGTGCCACTAACGGTGTCCATGGAAGTGGAGGAGCGGCTCCAACGATCCAGAGCAACGGACACGTGGACAATGGAACTG GGAAACTCGCCGTGACCAACGGATCGGCGTCGTAG
- the LOC119560638 gene encoding uncharacterized protein LOC119560638 has translation MEFPIPEAQYWDVSKKSQKDRQMIRKFVPEAVDLATISRGEIYRIDTFYLECQKYRDHYRDPYGKVHCPPFFHLHKGKCGIKLDQTLAQMTQAIAGTVDRQPIVFPLIPNKSMFLGGSIPMGSHTSKIGVTSYLR, from the coding sequence ATGGAATTTCCCATACCAGAGGCTCAATATTGGGACGTTTCGAAGAAGTCCCAGAAAGATCGGCAAATGATTCGGAAGTTCGTTCCCGAAGCCGTCGATCTGGCCACTATAAGTCGCGGAGAGATTTACAGGATTGACACCTTCTATTTGGAGTGCCAGAAGTACAGGGATCATTATCGTGACCCCTACGGCAAGGTGCATTGTCCCCCATTCTTCCACTTGCACAAGGGAAAGTGCGGAATCAAGTTGGACCAGACCCTGGCCCAGATGACACAGGCGATTGCTGGAACTGTGGACCGCCAGCCGATAGTGTTTCCCCTGATACCAAATAAGAGCATGTTTTTGGGCGGCAGCATTCCCATGGGGTCACACACATCCAAAATTGGCGTCACAAGCTATCTGAGATGA
- the LOC119561030 gene encoding suppressor of fused homolog codes for MADANLDKKPEVKPPPGLKAIIDHLAQAYPQQPNPLQVTTLLKYWLGGQDPLDYISMYNFPGDADRNIPPHWHYISFGLSDLHGDERVHLREEGATRSGMGFELTFRLAKTESELKQQIENPEKPQRPPTWPANLLQAIGRYCFQTGNGLCFGDNIPWRKSLGGSSTSKLQSLLVAQDPQLGCIETPTGTVDFCQLVGVFENELEQASRWNGRGVLNFLRQDVQTGGDWLVTNMDRPMSVFELFPETLLNLQDDLEKQGSDLAGVNAEFTFRELKPTKQVKQEVDFQALSEKCANEENNRPLTETQMKREEPSFPQSMSMSSNSLHKSCPLDFQPQAPNCISLDGIEITLAPGVAKYLLLAIKDRIRHGRHFTFKAQHLALTLVAESVTGSAVTVSEPYGVLGYWIQVLIPDELVPRLMEDFRSAGLDENCEPKQRLELEWPDKNLKLIIDQPEPVLPNVLPMSLDAAPLKM; via the coding sequence ATGGCCGATGCGAACTTGGACAAAAAACCGGAGGTGAAGCCTCCGCCGGGCCTAAAGGCCATCATAGACCACCTGGCCCAGGCTTATCCGCAGCAGCCGAACCCGCTGCAGGTGACGACGCTGCTCAAATACTGGCTGGGTGGTCAGGATCCGCTGGACTACATCAGCATGTACAACTTCCCTGGGGATGCGGACAGGAACATTCCGCCGCACTGGCACTACATCAGCTTCGGGCTAAGTGACCTGCACGGCGACGAGCGCGTCCATCTGCGCGAGGAGGGCGCCACAAGGTCCGGCATGGGATTCGAACTGACCTTTCGCCTGGCCAAGACGGAGTCGGAGCTCAAGCAGCAGATCGAGAATCCGGAGAAGCCCCAACGACCGCCAACCTGGCCGGCAAACCTGCTACAGGCCATCGGGCGCTACTGCTTTCAGACGGGCAACGGCCTGTGCTTCGGAGACAACATCCCATGGCGCAAAAGCCTGGGCGGCAGTTCCACCTCCAAGTTGCAGAGTCTTCTGGTCGCCCAGGACCCGCAGTTGGGATGCATTGAGACGCCCACCGGCACGGTGGACTTCTGTCAGCTGGTCGGCGTCTTCGAAAACGAACTGGAGCAAGCCTCCCGTTGGAATGGACGCGGAGTGCTCAACTTTTTGCGCCAGGACGTGCAGACGGGCGGCGATTGGCTGGTGACCAACATGGACCGTCCGATGAGCGTGTTTGAGCTGTTCCCAGAGACCCTGCTCAACCTGCAAGACGACCTGGAGAAGCAGGGCTCCGATCTGGCCGGCGTCAATGCGGAGTTCACGTTCCGCGAGCTAAAGCCCACCAAGCAGGTGAAGCAGGAGGTGGACTTCCAGGCGCTGAGCGAGAAGTGCGCCAACGAGGAGAACAACCGCCCGCTGACGGAGACACAAATGAAGCGCGAGGAGCCGAGTTTCCCACAGTCCATGTCAATGAGCAGCAACTCTCTGCACAAGTCCTGTCCCTTGGACTTCCAACCACAGGCACCGAACTGCATTTCGCTGGACGGCATTGAGATCACCCTGGCACCCGGCGTGGCCAAGTACCTGCTTCTGGCCATCAAGGATCGCATCCGGCATGGGCGTCACTTCACTTTCAAGGCCCAGCATTTGGCACTAACGCTGGTGGCGGAAAGCGTGACCGGCTCGGCGGTTACTGTCAGCGAACCTTACGGTGTGCTGGGCTATTGGATCCAGGTCCTGATCCCCGACGAGCTGGTGCCGCGTCTGATGGAGGACTTCCGCAGCGCGGGCCTGGACGAGAACTGCGAGCCGAAGCAGAGGCTGGAGCTGGAGTGGCCCGACAAGAATCTAAAGCTAATCATCGACCAGCCGGAGCCCGTGCTGCCCAACGTTCTGCCCATGTCCCTCGACGCTGCTCCTCTGAAAATGTAA